In Streptomyces violaceusniger Tu 4113, one DNA window encodes the following:
- a CDS encoding LysR family transcriptional regulator: protein MATLRALECLVAVADSGSITQAALLLHSSQPAVSHQIASLEREAGTILLRREPRGVKLTPAGRAAVADARRAIEAATSAVRSARAAGQAAGGVLRLVSAQSLSVALLAPVIRQWDRRYPDVAITLRESTSMDEALGLVDSDEADVALLPTPSSDRFTITAVAEEEIVLATPSSHPLARQPAVRLEDLEGAPLVHFAPDNGLSAWLDQSFARAGVRLETVMRTSVTTAAPQLAAAGLGIAVCPVSAVSDGFPGAVRPFSPRWVRQLVAVTSGEPDPLVARFIGNLRSHGVRVPRGVRTQLVEGGAPARTPGPSS, encoded by the coding sequence ATGGCTACCCTTCGGGCGTTGGAGTGCCTTGTCGCGGTCGCGGACTCCGGATCGATCACGCAGGCCGCCCTGCTGCTGCATTCGTCGCAGCCCGCTGTCTCTCACCAGATCGCCTCCCTGGAACGCGAGGCCGGAACGATCCTGCTTCGACGCGAACCCCGGGGGGTCAAGCTCACTCCCGCGGGGCGTGCCGCCGTCGCGGATGCCAGACGGGCGATCGAGGCGGCCACCTCCGCGGTGCGGTCGGCACGTGCGGCGGGACAGGCGGCCGGAGGAGTGCTGCGGCTGGTCAGCGCGCAGAGCCTCAGCGTGGCGCTGCTCGCCCCGGTCATTCGCCAGTGGGACCGCCGCTACCCGGACGTGGCGATCACCCTGCGCGAGTCCACGTCGATGGACGAGGCACTCGGCCTCGTCGACTCCGACGAAGCCGATGTCGCCCTGTTGCCCACTCCCTCGTCCGACCGCTTCACGATCACTGCCGTCGCCGAGGAAGAGATCGTGCTGGCGACGCCCAGCAGCCACCCGCTGGCCCGGCAACCGGCCGTACGCCTTGAGGATCTTGAAGGGGCGCCGCTCGTTCACTTCGCACCGGACAACGGCCTCAGCGCCTGGCTCGACCAGTCCTTCGCCCGCGCCGGAGTCCGCCTGGAGACGGTGATGAGGACATCGGTGACCACCGCCGCACCACAGCTCGCGGCCGCCGGTCTGGGAATCGCCGTATGCCCCGTGAGCGCGGTCAGCGACGGCTTTCCGGGCGCCGTGCGGCCGTTCTCGCCGCGGTGGGTCAGGCAGTTGGTGGCGGTGACGTCCGGAGAACCGGATCCGCTCGTCGCACGATTCATCGGCAATCTGCGCAGTCACGGCGTGCGTGTGCCTCGCGGCGTGCGGACTCAGCTCGTGGAGGGTGGCGCGCCGGCTAGGACGCCAGGGCCGTCTTCCTGA
- a CDS encoding MFS transporter: MKALWRQTRSFPRTAQLLMANQFAINLAFYMLMPYLAAHLADGLGLAAWAVGLVLGVRNFSQQGMFLIGGTIADRFGYKAPIMAGCLLRTVGFGLLGWIDNLPALIAASAATGLAGALFNPAVRAYLASEVGERRVDAFATFNVYYQSGMLLGPVVGLALLAADFRLVCTVAAAIFAVLTVLQARSLPARGSATTDSAPDNVLAQWRTVVANRPFLLFATAMIGSYVLTFQVYLALPLAASNALGTRGTWVTSGLFVVSAAVAIVGQLRLTGWAKKRWTPAQALVRGLTAMGLAFLPLTLSSSGGTVAVLTSLVAAVALLAAGSAVVYPFEMDTVVTLSGNRLVATHYGLYNTVSGLGITLGNLATGALWDFAEDHAALWVVWCVLTATGLTCAASVTALARSGRLSVREPQLAAA; this comes from the coding sequence ATGAAGGCCCTGTGGCGGCAGACCCGCTCCTTCCCGCGCACCGCGCAGCTGTTGATGGCCAACCAGTTCGCCATCAACCTCGCCTTCTACATGCTCATGCCCTACCTGGCCGCCCACCTCGCCGACGGACTCGGCCTGGCGGCCTGGGCGGTCGGGCTCGTCCTGGGCGTGCGCAACTTCTCCCAGCAGGGCATGTTCCTCATCGGGGGCACCATCGCCGATCGCTTCGGCTACAAGGCCCCGATCATGGCCGGATGCCTGCTGCGCACCGTGGGCTTCGGCCTGCTTGGCTGGATCGACAACCTCCCCGCACTGATCGCCGCCTCCGCGGCCACCGGTTTGGCGGGGGCCCTGTTCAACCCGGCCGTCCGCGCCTACCTCGCCTCCGAGGTCGGTGAGCGACGTGTGGACGCGTTCGCCACCTTCAACGTCTACTACCAGTCCGGCATGCTGCTCGGCCCGGTCGTCGGACTGGCCCTGCTGGCCGCCGACTTCCGCCTCGTGTGCACGGTCGCCGCCGCGATCTTCGCCGTCCTGACCGTCCTGCAGGCACGGTCACTGCCCGCCCGCGGCAGCGCCACCACCGACTCCGCGCCGGACAACGTGCTGGCCCAATGGCGCACTGTGGTGGCCAACCGGCCCTTCCTCCTCTTCGCCACCGCGATGATCGGTTCCTACGTTCTGACCTTCCAGGTCTACCTGGCCCTGCCTCTGGCCGCGAGCAACGCGCTGGGCACCAGAGGGACTTGGGTCACCAGCGGGCTGTTCGTCGTCTCGGCGGCAGTCGCCATCGTCGGACAGCTCAGGCTCACCGGCTGGGCGAAGAAGCGCTGGACCCCCGCCCAGGCACTGGTCCGCGGGCTGACCGCGATGGGGCTCGCCTTCCTGCCCCTGACCCTCTCATCATCTGGAGGCACCGTCGCAGTACTTACCTCCCTCGTGGCAGCGGTGGCGCTGCTCGCGGCCGGCAGTGCCGTGGTCTACCCCTTCGAGATGGACACCGTCGTCACGCTCTCCGGCAACCGCCTCGTCGCCACGCACTACGGCCTGTACAACACCGTCTCCGGCCTCGGGATCACCCTCGGCAACCTCGCTACCGGAGCCCTCTGGGATTTCGCCGAGGACCACGCCGCTCTCTGGGTGGTCTGGTGTGTTCTGACCGCCACGGGACTGACGTGCGCGGCATCCGTCACGGCGCTCGCCCGTAGCGGGCGACTGAGCGTCCGGGAACCGCAACTCGCCGCTGCCTGA
- a CDS encoding PLP-dependent cysteine synthase family protein — protein MNRTTPTASRTSPAQLLADTKRPLHTPAGLVGDTPILWIGTPFTAAGRGFWTKLEGHNPGGIKDRTALHMVRAARERGQLLPDAPIIESTSGTLGLGLTLAGSTYGHPVTVVTDPGMEPLMTGLLTAYGAEVDLVDTPHPTGGWQESRRQRVEELLAAHPDAWCPDQYNNPDNVAAYAPLAHELVAQLGRIDTLVVSVGTGGHSAGIASVLRGFFRRLRVVGVDTTGSTIFGQPPANRLMRGLGSSIYPRNVAYDLFDEVHWVAAPEAVWACRRLARDHYATGGWSVGAVALVARWLARTLPAEDRIVAVFPDGPQRYVGTVFDDTYCRDHGLLGHLPPDDPDEIAHSGDRIVTRWTRCTHVTDPLTPAHRSDTDTAGLAGAAG, from the coding sequence ATGAACCGGACAACCCCCACAGCAAGCCGCACCTCACCGGCCCAACTGCTGGCCGATACCAAGCGCCCCCTGCACACCCCGGCCGGACTGGTCGGCGACACCCCCATCCTGTGGATCGGAACCCCCTTCACCGCCGCCGGACGCGGCTTCTGGACCAAGCTCGAAGGCCACAACCCCGGTGGCATCAAGGACCGCACGGCCCTGCACATGGTCCGCGCGGCCCGCGAGCGCGGGCAACTGCTGCCCGACGCCCCCATCATCGAGTCCACCTCCGGCACTCTCGGCCTCGGCCTGACCCTGGCCGGCTCGACCTACGGCCACCCGGTCACCGTCGTCACCGACCCCGGCATGGAACCCCTGATGACCGGCCTGCTCACGGCGTACGGCGCCGAGGTGGACCTGGTCGACACACCGCATCCCACCGGGGGCTGGCAGGAATCCCGCCGCCAACGGGTCGAGGAGCTCCTCGCCGCGCACCCGGATGCCTGGTGCCCGGACCAGTACAACAACCCCGACAATGTGGCCGCCTACGCCCCGCTGGCCCACGAACTCGTCGCCCAGCTCGGACGCATCGACACCCTGGTCGTCTCCGTCGGCACCGGCGGCCACTCCGCAGGGATCGCCTCCGTCCTGCGTGGCTTCTTCCGCCGCCTGCGAGTGGTCGGCGTGGACACCACCGGCTCGACGATCTTCGGCCAGCCCCCGGCGAACCGCCTGATGCGCGGGCTGGGCAGCAGCATCTACCCCCGCAACGTCGCCTACGACCTCTTCGACGAGGTCCACTGGGTCGCCGCCCCCGAAGCGGTGTGGGCCTGCCGCCGCCTGGCCCGCGACCACTACGCCACCGGCGGCTGGAGCGTCGGCGCCGTCGCGCTCGTCGCCCGCTGGCTGGCCCGCACCCTGCCCGCCGAGGACCGCATCGTCGCGGTCTTCCCCGACGGCCCGCAGAGGTATGTCGGCACCGTCTTCGACGACACGTACTGCCGCGACCACGGCCTGCTGGGCCACCTGCCCCCCGACGACCCGGACGAAATCGCCCACTCCGGCGACAGGATCGTGACCCGCTGGACGCGCTGCACCCACGTCACCGACCCCCTCACCCCAGCCCACCGATCCGACACCGACACCGCTGGCCTGGCAGGAGCCGCAGGATGA
- a CDS encoding permease, with amino-acid sequence MHAVLHALSIAGSMTWEITWALILGFALSAVVQAVVRKSTIVALLGDDRPRTLAVAAGLGAASSSCSYAAVALARSLFRKGANFTAAMAFEIASTNLVVELGVILALLMGWQFTAAEFIGGPIMIIMLAVLFRLFLRDKLVRQAREQAERGLAGSMEGHATMDMSVHREGSFTRRLFSREGLTSTAHVFVMEWAAILRDLVVGLLIAGAIAAWVPDSFWRTFFFDSHPLASKLWGPLVGPLVAIASFVCSIGNVPLAVVLWKGGISFGGVVAFIFADLLILPILNIYRKYYGAKTAAFLLGTFYLAMVIAGYIVEFAFDGLGLIPDQTDAKIPMEGISWNYTTWLNIAFLTLAAALLVRFVRTGGLSMLRMMGGSPDTGHDHPGHTQHPHETGDAHGGHHH; translated from the coding sequence ATGCACGCCGTACTGCACGCACTGTCGATCGCCGGGTCCATGACCTGGGAGATCACCTGGGCCCTGATCCTGGGCTTCGCCCTGTCCGCCGTCGTCCAGGCCGTGGTCCGCAAATCCACCATCGTCGCCCTGCTCGGTGACGACCGGCCCCGCACCCTCGCCGTCGCCGCGGGGCTGGGAGCCGCCTCCTCGTCCTGCTCGTACGCGGCGGTCGCGCTGGCCCGCTCGCTGTTCCGTAAGGGCGCGAACTTCACCGCCGCGATGGCCTTCGAGATCGCCTCCACCAACCTCGTCGTCGAACTCGGCGTGATCCTGGCCCTGCTGATGGGGTGGCAGTTCACCGCCGCCGAGTTTATCGGCGGCCCCATCATGATCATCATGCTGGCCGTCCTGTTCCGGCTGTTCCTGCGCGACAAACTGGTGCGCCAGGCACGGGAGCAGGCAGAACGGGGCCTGGCCGGCTCGATGGAGGGCCACGCAACGATGGACATGTCCGTCCACCGGGAAGGCTCCTTCACCCGGCGCCTGTTCTCCCGGGAAGGCTTGACCTCGACCGCGCACGTCTTCGTCATGGAGTGGGCGGCGATCCTGCGAGACCTGGTGGTCGGCCTGCTCATCGCCGGTGCCATCGCCGCCTGGGTACCCGACTCGTTCTGGCGCACCTTCTTCTTCGACAGCCACCCACTCGCGTCCAAGCTGTGGGGCCCGCTCGTCGGCCCGCTGGTGGCCATCGCCTCGTTCGTCTGTTCCATCGGCAACGTGCCGCTCGCGGTAGTGCTGTGGAAGGGAGGCATCAGCTTCGGCGGCGTCGTGGCGTTCATCTTCGCCGACCTGCTGATCCTGCCGATCCTCAACATCTACCGGAAGTACTACGGCGCCAAGACGGCCGCCTTCCTCCTCGGCACCTTCTACCTCGCGATGGTCATCGCCGGATATATCGTCGAGTTCGCCTTCGACGGCCTCGGCCTGATCCCGGACCAGACCGATGCGAAAATCCCCATGGAAGGCATCAGCTGGAACTACACCACCTGGCTCAACATCGCCTTCCTCACCCTGGCCGCAGCCCTCCTCGTGCGCTTCGTGCGGACCGGCGGGCTGTCCATGCTCCGCATGATGGGTGGCTCACCCGACACCGGTCACGACCACCCAGGCCACACGCAGCACCCGCACGAAACGGGTGACGCCCACGGCGGGCACCACCACTGA
- a CDS encoding DUF305 domain-containing protein, translating to MKAARSLPLRAALVAATAAAALLVSAFGGYHTTGATATLGATASAEVETHADKHNQADVTFAQTMILHHRQAIAMAEMARTRASSSDVKALAVKIKKEQAPEIRTMAGWLNAWGEKVPRGRYAMRHGHPSGMAGMMNKKEMHALNRASGKSFDTMFLTMMIKHHEGAVQMAKAEKKHGSYGPAKALANRIVITQTAEIAQMRKMLRTS from the coding sequence ATGAAGGCAGCCCGTTCCCTCCCCCTTCGCGCCGCGCTGGTGGCTGCTACAGCGGCGGCCGCGCTTCTCGTGTCCGCCTTCGGCGGCTACCACACCACCGGGGCCACTGCCACTCTCGGCGCCACTGCATCCGCCGAAGTGGAAACCCACGCCGACAAACACAATCAGGCCGACGTCACGTTCGCCCAGACGATGATCCTGCACCACCGCCAGGCGATCGCGATGGCGGAAATGGCCCGGACACGCGCCTCCTCCAGTGATGTCAAGGCCCTCGCGGTGAAGATCAAGAAGGAGCAGGCACCAGAGATCCGGACCATGGCCGGCTGGCTGAATGCCTGGGGTGAAAAGGTCCCACGAGGCAGGTACGCCATGCGCCACGGCCATCCCTCGGGCATGGCAGGCATGATGAACAAGAAGGAGATGCACGCACTGAACCGCGCCTCCGGCAAGTCCTTCGACACCATGTTCCTGACCATGATGATCAAGCACCACGAAGGCGCGGTCCAGATGGCCAAAGCCGAGAAAAAGCACGGTTCCTACGGTCCGGCCAAGGCACTCGCCAACCGCATCGTCATCACCCAGACCGCTGAAATCGCCCAGATGCGGAAGATGCTCCGGACGAGCTGA
- a CDS encoding multicopper oxidase family protein, with protein MNSINRRSILLAGLGAAGTGALAACNNASGSAGTPGLVSPSGSAVTRVEKKRSSTGKVMKRSLTATPVRLDLGGGVMARTWAFDGQAPGKEIRLTAGDILAAELNNQLPGKTITSIHWHGLALRNDMDGVPPATQQAVRAGSAFAYRFIADAPGTYFFHPHVGVQLDRGLHAPLIVEDPKEPLSYDDEWVVVLDDWLDGVTGTPDEAFAELKQGMGGMDHGGMGGMGGSSPGPESSGGHDMGGMDMSPSPSPSDSTGGMSMKFMLMGADSELLGGDAGDVKYPYHLINGRVPQDPDVYTGKPGKRVRLRIVNAGSDTAYRVALGGHKLTVTHTDGYPVERHQTDALLIGMGERYDVLVTLDDGVFPLVALAEGKKASAMALIRTGSGSKPSPTVRPKELDGLITSASQLRAADDVRLSPKKTDRVHRIDLTGGMDKYNWAINGKRFDMNNPDASPLHVEAGQRVRLDFVNTTDMWHPMHLHGHTYQLGSTGPRKDTTIVLPKKKVSVVFDADNPGQWLLHCHNAYHGEAGMMALVAYQS; from the coding sequence CGGCTCCGCCGGTACCCCCGGCCTGGTCAGTCCCTCTGGTTCAGCGGTCACTCGCGTGGAGAAGAAGCGCTCGTCCACTGGCAAGGTGATGAAGCGAAGCCTGACCGCCACACCCGTCAGGCTCGACCTGGGCGGCGGGGTCATGGCCAGGACCTGGGCCTTCGACGGGCAGGCCCCGGGTAAGGAGATCCGCCTTACGGCCGGGGATATCTTGGCCGCCGAGCTGAACAATCAGCTGCCGGGCAAGACCATCACATCCATTCACTGGCACGGCCTCGCCCTGCGCAACGACATGGACGGCGTCCCCCCGGCCACCCAACAGGCGGTCCGCGCCGGATCGGCCTTCGCCTACCGCTTCATCGCCGACGCACCCGGCACGTACTTCTTCCACCCCCACGTCGGCGTCCAACTCGACCGCGGCCTGCACGCCCCGCTGATCGTCGAGGACCCGAAGGAACCGTTGTCCTACGACGATGAGTGGGTCGTCGTCCTCGACGACTGGCTCGATGGCGTCACCGGCACCCCGGACGAGGCATTCGCGGAGCTCAAGCAGGGTATGGGCGGGATGGACCACGGCGGTATGGGCGGTATGGGCGGCAGCAGCCCCGGCCCTGAAAGCTCGGGTGGCCACGATATGGGCGGCATGGACATGAGCCCGTCGCCGTCTCCCTCGGACTCCACCGGCGGTATGTCGATGAAGTTCATGCTCATGGGCGCCGACAGTGAACTCCTCGGTGGCGACGCGGGGGATGTGAAGTACCCCTACCACCTGATCAACGGAAGGGTTCCGCAGGACCCGGACGTCTACACTGGCAAGCCGGGCAAGCGCGTACGGCTGCGGATCGTCAACGCGGGCTCGGACACCGCGTACCGGGTGGCGCTGGGCGGTCACAAGCTGACCGTCACCCACACGGACGGGTACCCCGTCGAGCGCCATCAGACTGACGCGCTGCTGATCGGCATGGGGGAGCGCTACGACGTCCTGGTCACCCTCGATGACGGTGTCTTCCCCCTGGTCGCGCTGGCCGAGGGCAAGAAGGCGAGCGCCATGGCGCTGATCCGCACTGGCTCGGGCAGCAAGCCGTCCCCGACCGTCCGGCCCAAGGAACTGGACGGCCTGATCACGAGCGCGTCCCAACTGCGCGCCGCCGATGATGTGCGGCTGTCGCCGAAGAAGACGGACCGGGTCCACCGCATCGACCTGACCGGCGGTATGGACAAGTACAACTGGGCCATCAACGGTAAGAGGTTCGACATGAACAACCCGGATGCGAGTCCGCTGCATGTCGAGGCGGGCCAGCGGGTGCGGCTGGACTTCGTCAACACCACCGACATGTGGCATCCCATGCATCTCCATGGCCACACCTACCAACTCGGCAGCACCGGGCCGCGCAAGGACACCACCATCGTGCTGCCCAAGAAGAAGGTGTCCGTCGTCTTCGACGCGGACAACCCCGGCCAATGGCTGTTGCACTGCCACAACGCCTACCACGGCGAGGCGGGGATGATGGCCCTGGTGGCCTACCAATCCTGA